A single region of the Deinococcus fonticola genome encodes:
- a CDS encoding helix-turn-helix domain-containing protein, with the protein MPSTARQRFADALRRLRQEKGLSQEELAEKADLHRNYVGSVERGERNVGVDNMERLAQALGQELVDMLGRSDDSPTGS; encoded by the coding sequence GTGCCATCCACCGCTCGTCAACGCTTCGCCGACGCTCTGCGCCGCCTCCGCCAGGAGAAAGGTCTTTCCCAGGAAGAACTGGCCGAGAAAGCAGACCTGCACCGCAACTACGTCGGCTCTGTCGAGCGCGGGGAACGCAACGTCGGGGTGGACAACATGGAGCGACTGGCCCAGGCCCTTGGGCAGGAACTTGTCGACATGCTTGGCCGCAGCGACGATTCACCCACCGGAAGTTGA